The Aethina tumida isolate Nest 87 chromosome 6, icAetTumi1.1, whole genome shotgun sequence genome has a segment encoding these proteins:
- the LOC109602107 gene encoding putative leucine-rich repeat-containing protein DDB_G0290503 isoform X3 has translation MHKEPTQRNLARKKKDEKSKGTFSLSGSKENLNGKAKSRHGTVAPKQPEVRTRSPHKGLLLRKEAAKSTVFSDNEKSKVTRQRPVSIATSSNISHRRGQAPSSKIEDNRDDLSRTSSISNLNADAKGSRGAKPKKAASRDRLDKIGDKKHDKKGLTKNNNKLETNEYSPEAVNPTIDILQKQLAEMATEKSNLALQLGEQKGQLNILQKEIEKLKHSEEESNMQLDKLVEENTALRNRLRDVAHSPLSDNEKQQLLFESQRHHSSAPASIASNILDDMQGDVTACTTPEWDKHSSGNVSEISVACLQDKINQMQETHYSTNEELQATLQELTDLQRQLTELQQENERLTEEKTLMFDSLCRQTERLNDARSEVESLKQLLYKEKDEHAASNFESAVEREKKLVELLKSAQEEREGHLLKIEQLTGELQECRSLNEEREGDVVNLSERVKTLESTLDAKHAEHKQLDQELALAKDQCSSRQIEINRLKDLLDNARTKINELEQDRALSDKSELDELLDNARKEKDALESEVADLKEQVARSKNEAEKFKEQVSILQEECKVTRNNAKTTQSDLEYKCEKLQMEKASITEQLQHFQEVVNELQVQSQCQLEDKRQLSAVLSETQRNLSESEEKNLVLMAEVDELKKIRKEETEDWEKFQDDLLTSVRVANDFKTEAQKELQKFVLDNKSLRERVRQLESQIDKLKAGAVQSPAMFSMRRSSKKSSQSAEAKMGSTTSLDSADKKDFLGKFVKKREKKMRSKLKAMSVEEDMLIQSLNEWYTSIDPAIPEEELSEQEKVVRRLKNMYDQEQCVAKPVAKRPKELLAISKPLLDSVIANPKLKQITDDPSVPSVDSQIRASALENNVEVKLPRPKLKPTSVRRADSEQYKKPTKEESDAKTKSLSDIQFVFTSNENKLLRSKECENLFKEDGDTQLHRVSSIKPSDSVSNPRSSSHDVKLEEILDEIPTIYDYNSLPRQQQFAVKINKAFEEHKAKSTNLKRFKKNIQSCDISTPIKETVMKNGEPVNRLSLDFDNAPPLVSLNKVYSKSYDSLNVLDDDDDRSEGSSYSYGNFDLATGQIRRSQKRVNCSSNMSSINMQKNGFEFTEISPSDLEEDARVEMYDSSKDYGKYDTDKDDDDSLLMNSIPMTPKSYESKQEFVFKKPELDVDSGFEADKHGDDGQVFVSEQTIIITDQDVQEKDSEQSTDSDGDQNKDSLLVNTIPRAPKIDTNPESETIKKQNKYGVKAPLVIRNSYKQVLKEMKSRESFREAEEDKTDDDDDGDEGEVQETSFDDFFAPVRVDQPSQPNQNKLDEEDHKLLASIKRRDSVSSDINEADLLFVQGLSQKYGLENAPSETGSFERSSSIRRSKLKKFNLDEDIGYTPVFDRGYASPSNTWNKKKEDVADL, from the exons AAGGAACCGACCCAGAGGAACCTTGCCAGGAAGAAAAAGGATGAGAAGTCCAAGGGTACTTTCAGTttaag CGGGAGCAAGGAGAACCTGAACGGCAAGGCCAAGTCCAGGCATGGAACTGTAGCACCGAAGCAGCCAGAAGTACGAACCCGGAGTCCACACAAGGGACTTCTGCTCAGGAAGGAAGCC GCCAAATCGACCGTCTTCTCCGACAATGAGAAGAGCAAAGTCACACGACAACGACCAGTTTCAATAGCTACCAGCAGCAACATCAGCCACAGGAG AGGGCAGGCGCCCAGTTCGAAGATCGAGGACAACAGGGACGACCTGTCCAGGACCTCGTCCATCAGCAACTTGAACGCCGATGCAAAGGGCAGCAGGGGAGCCAAACCCAAGAAGGCAGCGTCCAGGGACCGGCTCGACAAGATTGGCGACAAGAAACATGATAAGAAAG GTTTGACCAAGAACAACAACAAACTAGAGACCAACGAGTACTCGCCCGAAGCTGTCAACCCCACCATCGACATCCTCCAGAAGCAGCTGGCGGAGATGGCCACGGAAAAGTCCAATCTGGCCCTCCAACTCGGTGAGCAAAAAGGACAGCTCAACATCCTCCAAAAGGAAATAGAGAAGCTCAAG CACTCGGAGGAGGAGTCCAACATGCAGCTGGACAAACTGGTGGAGGAAAACACAGCCCTGAGGAACCGACTAAGGGACGTGGCACATTCCCCACTATCAGACAACGAGAAACAACAACTTTTATTCGAGTCCCAGAGGCACCACAGTTCGGCACCAGCTTCAATCGCTTCGAAT ATTCTAGATGACATGCAGGGAGACGTTACCGCCTGCACCACCCCCGAATGGGACAAGCACAGCAGCGGCAACGTGTCGGAAATATCCGTGGCGTGCCTCCAGGACAAGATAAACCAGATGCAAGAGACGCACTACAGCACCAACGAGGAGCTGCAGGCGACCCTGCAAGAGCTGACCGACCTACAGAGACAGCTCACGGAGCTGCAGCAGGAGAACGAAAGGCTGACGGAGGAGAAGACGCTGATGTTCGACTCGCTGTGCCGCCAGACCGAGAGGCTGAACGACGCCCGGTCGGAGGTCGAGTCGCTGAAGCAGCTGCTGTACAAGGAGAAGGACGAGCACGCCGCCAGTAATTTCGAGTCGGCGGTGGAGAGGGAGAAGAAGCTGGTGGAGCTGCTGAAGTCCGCGCAGGAGGAACGTGAGGGTCACCTGTTGAAGATCGAGCAGCTTACCGGGGAGCTTCAGGAGTGTAGGTCGTTGAACGAGGAGCGGGAGGGGGATGTTGTTAACTTGTCGGAGCGGGTTAAGACGTTGGAGAGCACGTTGGACGCTAAGCATGCGGAGCACAAGCAGCTGGATCAGGAGCTGGCTTTGGCCAAGGATCAGTGCAGCAGCAGGCAGATCGAGATTAACAGGCTGAAAGATCTGTTGGACAATGCCAGGACGAAA ATCAACGAACTGGAGCAGGACAGGGCGTTAAGCGACAAGTCCGAACTGGACGAGCTTCTGGACAACGCACGCAAAGAGAAGGACGCCCTCGAGTCGGAAGTTGCCGATTTGAAGGAGCAAGTGGCCAGAAGCAAGAACGAAGCTGAAAAGTTCAAGGAACAAGTGTCCATTTTGCAGGAGGAGTGCAAAGTTACTAGAAACAATGCGAAGACGACGCAAAGCGACTTGGAGTACAAGTGTGAGAAGCTTCAAATGGAGAAGGCCTCGATTACTGAGCAGCTTCAACACTTCCAAGAGGTTGTCAACGAACTACAG gtCCAGAGTCAGTGTCAATTGGAGGACAAGAGGCAGCTGTCGGCGGTGCTGAGCGAAACCCAGAGGAATCTGAGCGAAAGCGAAGAGAAGAATTTGGTTTTGATGGCGGAGGTCGATGAGCTCAAGAAGATACGCAAGGAGGAG ACGGAAGACTGGGAGAAATTCCAAGACGACCTTCTGACATCCGTGCGAGTGGCCAACGACTTCAAAACAGAGGCCCAAAAGGAACTACAGAAGTTCGTGCTGGACAACAAGTCGCTGAGGGAACGTGTGAGACAGCTCGAGTCTCAAATCGACAAGCTCAAAG CAGGTGCAGTTCAAAGCCCCGCCATGTTTTCGATGCGCAGGTCGTCGAAAAAAAGCAGCCAATCTGCCGAGGCCAAAATGGGTAGTACCACCTCCCTAGACAGTGCCGATAAAAAAGACTTCCTCGGCAAGTTCGTGAAGAAGCGCGAGAAAAAGATGCGCAGCAAACTCAAAGCCATGTCGGTGGAGGAGGATATGCTAATACAGTCGTTGAACGAGTGGTACACGTCCATAGATCCGGCCATACCCGAGGAAGAGCTCAGTGAGCAGGAGAAGGTGGTGCGTAGGCTCAAAAACATGTACGACCAAGAGCAGTGCGTGGCCAAACCTGTGGCGAAACGCCCCAAAGAACTGTTGGCCATCAGTAAGCCCCTACTGGATTCGGTCATAGCCAACCCAAAGTTGAAACAAATAACCGACGACCCTTCCGTACCTTCGGTTGACTCGCAAATCAGGGCGAGCGCCTTGGAAAACAATGTGGAGGTCAAGTTGCCCAGGCctaaattaaagcccacgtcCGTACGCAGGGCGGACAGTGAGCAATACAAGAAGCCGACAAAGGAGGAGTCCGACGCGAAGACCAAAAGTCTGAGCGACATCCAGTTTGTCTTCACGTCCAACGAAAATAAGCTGCTCAGGAGTAAGGAGTGCGAGAACTTGTTTAAAGAGGACGGCGACACTCAGCTGCACCGGGTCTCGTCCATCAAACCCTCGGATTCGGTGTCGAATCCTCGCAGCTCCAGCCACGACGTGAAGCTGGAGGAGATCTTGGACGAGATTCCCACCATCTACGATTACAATTCGTTGCCTCGCCAGCAGCAGTTTgctgttaaaataaacaaggCTTTCGAGGAGCACAAGGCCAAAAGCACCAACTTGAAGAGGTTCAAGAAGAACATTCAAAGCTGTGACATCAGTACCCCAATAAAAGAGACGGTGATGAAGAACGGGGAGCCTGTTAACAGGTTAAGTTTAGATTTTGACAACGCACCACCACTAGTGTCGTTAAACAAGGTGTACTCGAAAAGTTACGACTCACTGAACGTTctagatgatgatgatgatcgTTCGGAAGGCTCGAGCTACTCGTATGGCAATTTCGACTTGGCCACAGGGCAAATAAGGCGTTCCCAAAAGAGGGTGAATTGCTCAAGCAACATGTCCAGCATCAACATGCAAAAGAACGGCTTCGAATTCACTGAGATATCCCCCTCGGATTTGGAGGAGGATGCTAGAGTTGAAATGTACGACTCCAGCAAGGATTATGGTAAATATGATACTGACAAAGATGATGACGACAGCCTATTAATGAACTCAATTCCGATGACTCCTAAAAGTTACGAAAGTAAACAAGAGTTTGTGTTCAAGAAGCCAGAACTTGACGTTGATAGTGGATTCGAAGCTGACAAGCATGGTGATGACGGTCAAGTCTTTGTTAGTGAGCAGACAATCATAATTACAGACCAAGATGTACAGGAAAAAGACTCTGAACAAAGCACCGACTCAGATGGAGACCAAAACAAAGACAGCTTGCTAGTAAACACAATTCCAAGGGCTCCAAAGATAGACACCAACCCTGAGTCGGAGACGATcaagaaacaaaacaaatacgGCGTAAAGGCCCCTCTGGTCATACGTAATTCTTACAAACAGGTTTTAAAGGAGATGAAAAGTCGGGAATCCTTCCGCGAAGCTGAGGAAGATAAGaccgatgatgatgatgatggtgaTGAAGGTGAGGTGCAAGAGACCAGCTTCGACGATTTCTTTGCCCCAGTCCGGGTGGACCAACCGTCTCAACCAAATCAGAACAAGCTCGACGAAGAAGACCACAAACTGTTGGCCTCCATAAAGAGACGTGACTCAGTGAGCTCAGACATCAACGAAGCTGACCTGCTGTTTGTTCAGGGTTTGAGCCAGAAGTACGGGTTGGAGAATGCCCCTTCTGAGACTGGTAGCTTCGAACGCAGTTCCTCCATCAGGAGGAGCAAGTTGAAGAAGTTCAATTTGGATGAGGATATAGGTTACACGCCGGTCTTTGACCGTGGTTACGCGTCGCCCAGTAACACGTGGAACAAAAAGAAGGAGGATGTGGCTGATTTGTGA
- the LOC109602107 gene encoding putative leucine-rich repeat-containing protein DDB_G0290503 isoform X2: protein MVLKEPTQRNLARKKKDEKSKGTFSLSGSKENLNGKAKSRHGTVAPKQPEVRTRSPHKGLLLRKEAAKSTVFSDNEKSKVTRQRPVSIATSSNISHRRGQAPSSKIEDNRDDLSRTSSISNLNADAKGSRGAKPKKAASRDRLDKIGDKKHDKKGLTKNNNKLETNEYSPEAVNPTIDILQKQLAEMATEKSNLALQLGEQKGQLNILQKEIEKLKHSEEESNMQLDKLVEENTALRNRLRDVAHSPLSDNEKQQLLFESQRHHSSAPASIASNILDDMQGDVTACTTPEWDKHSSGNVSEISVACLQDKINQMQETHYSTNEELQATLQELTDLQRQLTELQQENERLTEEKTLMFDSLCRQTERLNDARSEVESLKQLLYKEKDEHAASNFESAVEREKKLVELLKSAQEEREGHLLKIEQLTGELQECRSLNEEREGDVVNLSERVKTLESTLDAKHAEHKQLDQELALAKDQCSSRQIEINRLKDLLDNARTKINELEQDRALSDKSELDELLDNARKEKDALESEVADLKEQVARSKNEAEKFKEQVSILQEECKVTRNNAKTTQSDLEYKCEKLQMEKASITEQLQHFQEVVNELQVQSQCQLEDKRQLSAVLSETQRNLSESEEKNLVLMAEVDELKKIRKEETEDWEKFQDDLLTSVRVANDFKTEAQKELQKFVLDNKSLRERVRQLESQIDKLKAGAVQSPAMFSMRRSSKKSSQSAEAKMGSTTSLDSADKKDFLGKFVKKREKKMRSKLKAMSVEEDMLIQSLNEWYTSIDPAIPEEELSEQEKVVRRLKNMYDQEQCVAKPVAKRPKELLAISKPLLDSVIANPKLKQITDDPSVPSVDSQIRASALENNVEVKLPRPKLKPTSVRRADSEQYKKPTKEESDAKTKSLSDIQFVFTSNENKLLRSKECENLFKEDGDTQLHRVSSIKPSDSVSNPRSSSHDVKLEEILDEIPTIYDYNSLPRQQQFAVKINKAFEEHKAKSTNLKRFKKNIQSCDISTPIKETVMKNGEPVNRLSLDFDNAPPLVSLNKVYSKSYDSLNVLDDDDDRSEGSSYSYGNFDLATGQIRRSQKRVNCSSNMSSINMQKNGFEFTEISPSDLEEDARVEMYDSSKDYGKYDTDKDDDDSLLMNSIPMTPKSYESKQEFVFKKPELDVDSGFEADKHGDDGQVFVSEQTIIITDQDVQEKDSEQSTDSDGDQNKDSLLVNTIPRAPKIDTNPESETIKKQNKYGVKAPLVIRNSYKQVLKEMKSRESFREAEEDKTDDDDDGDEGEVQETSFDDFFAPVRVDQPSQPNQNKLDEEDHKLLASIKRRDSVSSDINEADLLFVQGLSQKYGLENAPSETGSFERSSSIRRSKLKKFNLDEDIGYTPVFDRGYASPSNTWNKKKEDVADL from the exons AAGGAACCGACCCAGAGGAACCTTGCCAGGAAGAAAAAGGATGAGAAGTCCAAGGGTACTTTCAGTttaag CGGGAGCAAGGAGAACCTGAACGGCAAGGCCAAGTCCAGGCATGGAACTGTAGCACCGAAGCAGCCAGAAGTACGAACCCGGAGTCCACACAAGGGACTTCTGCTCAGGAAGGAAGCC GCCAAATCGACCGTCTTCTCCGACAATGAGAAGAGCAAAGTCACACGACAACGACCAGTTTCAATAGCTACCAGCAGCAACATCAGCCACAGGAG AGGGCAGGCGCCCAGTTCGAAGATCGAGGACAACAGGGACGACCTGTCCAGGACCTCGTCCATCAGCAACTTGAACGCCGATGCAAAGGGCAGCAGGGGAGCCAAACCCAAGAAGGCAGCGTCCAGGGACCGGCTCGACAAGATTGGCGACAAGAAACATGATAAGAAAG GTTTGACCAAGAACAACAACAAACTAGAGACCAACGAGTACTCGCCCGAAGCTGTCAACCCCACCATCGACATCCTCCAGAAGCAGCTGGCGGAGATGGCCACGGAAAAGTCCAATCTGGCCCTCCAACTCGGTGAGCAAAAAGGACAGCTCAACATCCTCCAAAAGGAAATAGAGAAGCTCAAG CACTCGGAGGAGGAGTCCAACATGCAGCTGGACAAACTGGTGGAGGAAAACACAGCCCTGAGGAACCGACTAAGGGACGTGGCACATTCCCCACTATCAGACAACGAGAAACAACAACTTTTATTCGAGTCCCAGAGGCACCACAGTTCGGCACCAGCTTCAATCGCTTCGAAT ATTCTAGATGACATGCAGGGAGACGTTACCGCCTGCACCACCCCCGAATGGGACAAGCACAGCAGCGGCAACGTGTCGGAAATATCCGTGGCGTGCCTCCAGGACAAGATAAACCAGATGCAAGAGACGCACTACAGCACCAACGAGGAGCTGCAGGCGACCCTGCAAGAGCTGACCGACCTACAGAGACAGCTCACGGAGCTGCAGCAGGAGAACGAAAGGCTGACGGAGGAGAAGACGCTGATGTTCGACTCGCTGTGCCGCCAGACCGAGAGGCTGAACGACGCCCGGTCGGAGGTCGAGTCGCTGAAGCAGCTGCTGTACAAGGAGAAGGACGAGCACGCCGCCAGTAATTTCGAGTCGGCGGTGGAGAGGGAGAAGAAGCTGGTGGAGCTGCTGAAGTCCGCGCAGGAGGAACGTGAGGGTCACCTGTTGAAGATCGAGCAGCTTACCGGGGAGCTTCAGGAGTGTAGGTCGTTGAACGAGGAGCGGGAGGGGGATGTTGTTAACTTGTCGGAGCGGGTTAAGACGTTGGAGAGCACGTTGGACGCTAAGCATGCGGAGCACAAGCAGCTGGATCAGGAGCTGGCTTTGGCCAAGGATCAGTGCAGCAGCAGGCAGATCGAGATTAACAGGCTGAAAGATCTGTTGGACAATGCCAGGACGAAA ATCAACGAACTGGAGCAGGACAGGGCGTTAAGCGACAAGTCCGAACTGGACGAGCTTCTGGACAACGCACGCAAAGAGAAGGACGCCCTCGAGTCGGAAGTTGCCGATTTGAAGGAGCAAGTGGCCAGAAGCAAGAACGAAGCTGAAAAGTTCAAGGAACAAGTGTCCATTTTGCAGGAGGAGTGCAAAGTTACTAGAAACAATGCGAAGACGACGCAAAGCGACTTGGAGTACAAGTGTGAGAAGCTTCAAATGGAGAAGGCCTCGATTACTGAGCAGCTTCAACACTTCCAAGAGGTTGTCAACGAACTACAG gtCCAGAGTCAGTGTCAATTGGAGGACAAGAGGCAGCTGTCGGCGGTGCTGAGCGAAACCCAGAGGAATCTGAGCGAAAGCGAAGAGAAGAATTTGGTTTTGATGGCGGAGGTCGATGAGCTCAAGAAGATACGCAAGGAGGAG ACGGAAGACTGGGAGAAATTCCAAGACGACCTTCTGACATCCGTGCGAGTGGCCAACGACTTCAAAACAGAGGCCCAAAAGGAACTACAGAAGTTCGTGCTGGACAACAAGTCGCTGAGGGAACGTGTGAGACAGCTCGAGTCTCAAATCGACAAGCTCAAAG CAGGTGCAGTTCAAAGCCCCGCCATGTTTTCGATGCGCAGGTCGTCGAAAAAAAGCAGCCAATCTGCCGAGGCCAAAATGGGTAGTACCACCTCCCTAGACAGTGCCGATAAAAAAGACTTCCTCGGCAAGTTCGTGAAGAAGCGCGAGAAAAAGATGCGCAGCAAACTCAAAGCCATGTCGGTGGAGGAGGATATGCTAATACAGTCGTTGAACGAGTGGTACACGTCCATAGATCCGGCCATACCCGAGGAAGAGCTCAGTGAGCAGGAGAAGGTGGTGCGTAGGCTCAAAAACATGTACGACCAAGAGCAGTGCGTGGCCAAACCTGTGGCGAAACGCCCCAAAGAACTGTTGGCCATCAGTAAGCCCCTACTGGATTCGGTCATAGCCAACCCAAAGTTGAAACAAATAACCGACGACCCTTCCGTACCTTCGGTTGACTCGCAAATCAGGGCGAGCGCCTTGGAAAACAATGTGGAGGTCAAGTTGCCCAGGCctaaattaaagcccacgtcCGTACGCAGGGCGGACAGTGAGCAATACAAGAAGCCGACAAAGGAGGAGTCCGACGCGAAGACCAAAAGTCTGAGCGACATCCAGTTTGTCTTCACGTCCAACGAAAATAAGCTGCTCAGGAGTAAGGAGTGCGAGAACTTGTTTAAAGAGGACGGCGACACTCAGCTGCACCGGGTCTCGTCCATCAAACCCTCGGATTCGGTGTCGAATCCTCGCAGCTCCAGCCACGACGTGAAGCTGGAGGAGATCTTGGACGAGATTCCCACCATCTACGATTACAATTCGTTGCCTCGCCAGCAGCAGTTTgctgttaaaataaacaaggCTTTCGAGGAGCACAAGGCCAAAAGCACCAACTTGAAGAGGTTCAAGAAGAACATTCAAAGCTGTGACATCAGTACCCCAATAAAAGAGACGGTGATGAAGAACGGGGAGCCTGTTAACAGGTTAAGTTTAGATTTTGACAACGCACCACCACTAGTGTCGTTAAACAAGGTGTACTCGAAAAGTTACGACTCACTGAACGTTctagatgatgatgatgatcgTTCGGAAGGCTCGAGCTACTCGTATGGCAATTTCGACTTGGCCACAGGGCAAATAAGGCGTTCCCAAAAGAGGGTGAATTGCTCAAGCAACATGTCCAGCATCAACATGCAAAAGAACGGCTTCGAATTCACTGAGATATCCCCCTCGGATTTGGAGGAGGATGCTAGAGTTGAAATGTACGACTCCAGCAAGGATTATGGTAAATATGATACTGACAAAGATGATGACGACAGCCTATTAATGAACTCAATTCCGATGACTCCTAAAAGTTACGAAAGTAAACAAGAGTTTGTGTTCAAGAAGCCAGAACTTGACGTTGATAGTGGATTCGAAGCTGACAAGCATGGTGATGACGGTCAAGTCTTTGTTAGTGAGCAGACAATCATAATTACAGACCAAGATGTACAGGAAAAAGACTCTGAACAAAGCACCGACTCAGATGGAGACCAAAACAAAGACAGCTTGCTAGTAAACACAATTCCAAGGGCTCCAAAGATAGACACCAACCCTGAGTCGGAGACGATcaagaaacaaaacaaatacgGCGTAAAGGCCCCTCTGGTCATACGTAATTCTTACAAACAGGTTTTAAAGGAGATGAAAAGTCGGGAATCCTTCCGCGAAGCTGAGGAAGATAAGaccgatgatgatgatgatggtgaTGAAGGTGAGGTGCAAGAGACCAGCTTCGACGATTTCTTTGCCCCAGTCCGGGTGGACCAACCGTCTCAACCAAATCAGAACAAGCTCGACGAAGAAGACCACAAACTGTTGGCCTCCATAAAGAGACGTGACTCAGTGAGCTCAGACATCAACGAAGCTGACCTGCTGTTTGTTCAGGGTTTGAGCCAGAAGTACGGGTTGGAGAATGCCCCTTCTGAGACTGGTAGCTTCGAACGCAGTTCCTCCATCAGGAGGAGCAAGTTGAAGAAGTTCAATTTGGATGAGGATATAGGTTACACGCCGGTCTTTGACCGTGGTTACGCGTCGCCCAGTAACACGTGGAACAAAAAGAAGGAGGATGTGGCTGATTTGTGA